Genomic window (Jeotgalibaca ciconiae):
ATTTACTTCACCAAGCTCATTTATAATAATCACAATTTCTTCAGCAGGTATTTCTGTCTGTTTTATGATTTCATTAATGAGCGTCGTTTTTCCCGAACCTAGAAAACCGGTTACAACTGTCACAGGTATGCCCATTCTACTTCATCCCTTCTGTTCTTTGATTACCAGCTTGCTTTTTTCACTCCTGGAATTTGTCCTTTATGCGCTAATTCTCGGAATTTAATTCTAGATACTCCAAACTTACGCATATACGCTCTCGGTCGTCCATCTATTCGATCTCTATTTTTGAGACGATTGGGATGAGAATCAATTGGTAATTTTGCTAATGCTTCATAATCACCTTTTTCCTTTAATTCATGTCGTATATTTGCAAATTTTTCAATCAGCTCTTTTTGTTTCGCTGATTTTGCTATTTTAGATTTTTTTGCCATATGGAATCCTTTCTTCTTTACATTCTTATAAAACGTAATCATTACGTTTTAGATAAAACGAATTATAACAACTCATCTTTTAACTGTCAATGAAAATACACATGAAATTTCATTCAGATAAACATACCGTCAATCATCAAATTAAAAAACTGCAAGTATAAGAACCATTTTACTATTCGCTTGCATCCCTTCTGTTATACACGCTACAATAGAAAAAACAACATTATCCTATAAGAAATAAGGTGTTATACATGAATACAAATAATATTAAAAAGCAAAATAGCCATTTAGATTTAACAAATGAAAAAGTTCAAGAGGTTCTTTTTCTTTATAAAGATTATGAAGAAGTACCATACATTTCTCCCAAACGAAATTTAGAAGAATGGCTACAAGATGTTCGTATCGGATCTGAGAGCTTAGTTCCTAAAAGAAACATGATTCGATACGAAGAAGACATTCTGCCCGGCCACCTTATTTTGTTATGGAGAATTGATTTTGGAACTTTTACTAGTATAAGCGGTTATCCGAAGTATTTTGAATACAATTATGGTATCAATGGGGAACAAGCTCTTGAAGAGTTGCTGGAGAAGGCTTATGCAAGAGAGTTATCTGCTACTGAGTCATTGCAGCATCTGAATGCGGCTCAATTAAAAGCAATCTTAAAACAATTCGACATTGGTGGTTTTTCAAAATTAAACAAAACAGCTTTGATGGAACTTGCTCAAGAAAAAATCAGCGAAGAGCAGTTAATCCCTTTCGTCAAAGTTAGAGGGTACGAAATCACTCCAGAAGGTAAAGAACTTCTTGTGAAATATCCAGAATCAGTAGACCGTCATCCAAAGAAAAAATATTAATTTCAATCATCTTGAAAAAAACTGTCGAAAAAGATGTGCGGCTAAGGAAAAACGAACTCAATAACATAATAAATAGACTAGGACAAATAACTTTTGTCCTAGTCTATTTACCTTTATTCAGCTTTTATTTCCTCTTCGGTTACCCATTTGTGATTTTTTATCGTTTCCCCGCCGGTTGTCGGTTTATAATCAATCATATACACAGTCGTTTCTTCTACAGAATCGATAATAGCTGTTGCGCCTTCCATCCCTTCCATATGTTTCGCTTCTACAGTGACTTCCTCACCAGGATCAAAAGGTTCACTTCCAGCATCTAGAATTTCTTCCTGAACAATCCATTTATGATTTTCTACACGTGGATCACCATTAGTAGGATCATAAGATATTTCATAAGCATACGTTTCAAATGCCCCTACTACCGTAGCTTCTGCGCCTTCCATTCCATCCATATGTCCCTGTTGAATGATTACTGCATCCCCAACAGAAAAAGTAGAATTTTCAGCTTTCTCTAATCCTTCTGGTATTTCTCCGGAATCATCATGAACCATTTCATCCATATCATGATTTTCCATATCAGACATACTTGCAGACTCGCTTGATGTTCCTTCATTATTAACATTTGTTGAACAAGCGGCAAGTAATAAGGCTGCGGAAATTGCTCCCAATCCAATAATTTTTTTCTTGTATTTCATGAAAATAACCCTCTCCTAACCATATTTGTTTACAGTTGTAAACTTCTTATAATTAGTGTAACGAAAAATTTAATTACTTGCAAAGCATATGTCTTTTTACTTCAATTGAGATCGATGCTTATAAACTAGTAAAACGAATCCAATAAAACTTAACAACATTCCGGTTCTTAATAAGGGTGTCTGATACTGTAGCACAACTTCTGATTTACCAGATGAAAGAGGTACACCAATAAAACCTAAATTCGTTTTTACTGTATCAATTTTTTCGCCGTTGATACTTGCTTTCCAACCTTTTGTATAAGGAATCGATAGTACAAGCAAGCCGGGATTATCTTGTTGTATCATTCCTTCAATTCTTTCATTATCAAATGTATGTAGCTTTAATGCATTGTCCCATTTTTGAGAAGCAACTTTTTCATCTTCTTCTTGTGATACGGGTAGTGCATACAATGTCACATTTTCCACTTCGTAATGACCGGTATCGTCAAACTGAATCGTTAGTTCATCTTCCACTTCTTCCACATATCCCATATTGAAAAGCATCGTTTCACGATGAAAATAAGAACTAAAACTGTATTGATCGGATTGCCCAATACTCTTTTCTAAATCGCCCATTTTTACTCTTGTCCAGTAGCTTGTATCTTCTTGATTTAAAAGAGTATGATCTTCATATGGTTCGTATTGTAAGCCTTCCAAGTAAACAAATAATTCTTTCCCAATTAATTCTTTAGAATCTAACATTTTTAATGTAACTTGTGCTTTCTCTTCTGTAACTTCAAAGGAATTACCTTCTTGTTCTGACAAATTTTCCCTCTCTACTACTTCAAATGGAATAATATCGACTCCTATCTCCTCATCAAAAAGGTGCAAGCCTGCAATTTCAATTTCGTCGTCCAAAACAATTCCCTTTGCTAAAAAAGCTTCTTTTTCAATGGGATTCAATTTCGCAAATCGCGAGTAAGGAAGATAAGTATTTTCTACATATGCGAATGGATAGGCATTTTTTGTTTCAGCAACTACATAACCATCTTTCTCATGAATGATGTCATACCCTTCAGGAAGGTAAGCCACATTCTCTTGGTTCGTCAGTATAAAGCGCACTCCAAGTAAATGATTCACGATGCGATGGCCATCGAACCCATTCCGAAGAGGCTGAATTAATTGGAAGCTTCCAACTTCCAGTTCTTCCGCGAACTGAGAAATATCTCCATCCGTAATTGAGAGGTAAGAGTTCAGTCCCATCAAATTCAAGTACGTAAATTGATTCTTCACATGATTGTCTCTTGAAGTAACCCCTACTCGATACCATTCATTTTGTGGCAAATTTTTTTCTAACCCAGCGAATAAGTCTGCATAAGACTCTTCTGCTTTGCCGTAATCAAGCATGGTGTTCATGGTATTTCTGCCAATCGGATAATAAAATGCCATTGCATTCCCGGCCATATTTATGGCAACAAAAATAAGCAATAAATTCGTAGCATTTCCCTTTTTTACACGATGCTCCCAAATCAACAAGCTCCACAAAATCCAACCAATTACTATCGGTAACGAGAAAACTAATAAATCTCCATAAACAAGCATAGCAGCGATATACAAAATGGTAAAAAAGAGTAAGCCTCCGCTCATCCAGTAAAATTCTTTTTTCTTCATTCTTTCTCGTTCTTCCAAAAAACGTCCACTAGCGATCGCAAGATAAAAAGGGATAGCAAAAGTAAAGCGATTATAAGGACCGGCGAATCCATTCATAACGGAACCAAAGAATGGCATGAGCGTGAAGATTCCCAATATCAGCAACACAGTCAAAAGAGCTGGATCGTGTCTCCTTCTCTTCCATAGAAAAAACAAGGAAAATAAAGTAAAAATAGAGAAGCCACCCACTGTCCAGAAAGCAGACCCTGGCGTAAAAAAATTTACTAGAAGTAACCCATAATATTCAAGTGGATAATAGAGTAGAGAAGTGGCTGTACCTTCTGGACTTCGAGAAGCATTTAAAAATCCTCCTGCTATCGGAAGAAAAATAACAGCTGAAAGCATCACTCCAATTAAATACGATAAAACACATTGCCAAATCATTCGAAAGGTTTCTCTCCAAGAATGAAACCCATACAAAAAACCATAACGTACCATACCATATAACAACACCAGTAAGGTTAATTTATAAAAAAAGTAAAAGTTTGCGATAGCACTAACTGCTACCATAACAGTGAAAAGCGCAGCTGATTCTTTGCGCAATATTTTTTCTACACCTAAACAAAGCAATGGATACCAAACGAGCGGCAAGAGAAAAAAAGGGTGCCGTGTTACATTATAAATTGCATAATGGCTGAAGGCGTACATGATCGCTCCCAATACCCCTGCTTTATGAGATAATTTTATTTTTTGAGCATAAAATAAAAAGCTCGCTCCAATACACCACAAACGTGCTAGAAGTAGAAGATGATAAGCTAATTCACGTAAAGATTCAGGAAAAAGGATTCCTAAATAAACGAAGGGATCCCCAACTACATAATAACCATAAGAAATTAAGGTATCAGCACCCATACCGATTGTCCAATCCCAAAATGCAAAACCATTTCCCGCCAGCAATCCTTGTAATTTTCCTACATAATCATAAAACAGCTGATAATGCTGTGAAAAGCCATCTCCTTGCCAGATAAAGGAAGTACCTGTCATCATAAAGTATCCATAAATAAATAGAACCATTCCCATAAAAAACAAGGTGTATAAAAGCCATGTACGTTTTTGAATGGGTTGCATTTCCATGCTTACACCTCATTTCGCTTAAAAATAATAAGTTTACTAAATAAGTAATTAAGAACAAGCACAATGAACTGAGTAAGTATTTTTGCCATATTGGTTTCAACAAATAAGATATCAACTAAAAGCCACATACTTGCCATATCAAAAAAACCTGATACTAAACGAAAACCGACAAAAAGATAAAATTCTCGAAAAGATTCTTTAAAAGTAGCGGGTTTTGATTTAAAGACAAACTTTTTGTTCGTATAAAAAGCAAACAAAATAGATAAAATAATAGCAATAGCATTGGCAATTAAATACGGTATATTCATCAAAGTCTCTAATACAAAGAAGACAACAATGTTTACCAGTGTCGTTAACGCGCCAAATATAATATAATCAATCCATTCTTGATTACGAATATAAAATTTCTTGAGTTGCTTCATTATTCTATTCCATCCTTATCATCCGTTTCTATTGACTCATCTTCAGAAGTTTCTCGAATAAAATAGGGAGGTCTTCTTTTTGTTTCTACAAAGACTCTTCCTAAATATTCACCGATCACACCTAATGAAATCAACTGAATTCCCCCTAGAAATAAAATCGCTGCCAACAAAGTAGGATATCCAGCAACATCTGTTCCAAACAAAAATGTTTTTCCAATTTCAAATGCTAAAAAAAGAAAAGCGATAAAAGAAATAAAGAAACCAATATAAGACCAAATTTTTAGCGGCACAGTACTGTAAGAAGTGATGCCATCCATCGCCAATTTAAATAAATTTGACCAACTCCATTTAGTCACTCCTGCTGCCCTTTCATCTGCAACGTATTGGATTTCTTTTTTCTTAAAACCAATCCAGCCATACATCCCTTTTGTATAGCGCTCATTTTCGCGGATTTGCTTCAATGCATCAATACATTTTCGATCCAGCAATCGGAAATCGCCGGCTTGAGGATAGACTTTTGTAGGAGACATTTTGTCGATCACTTTGTAAAATATTTTGGAGGTCCATTCTTTTCGACGTGTTTCACCATCACGTTTTTTACGGATTGCGTAGACATCTTCATACCCCTGCTCCCACCACTGTATCATTTCCGGAATTGTTTCTGGCGGTTGTTGCAGATCTGCATCCAAAATAATCACTGCATCACCTCTAGCGTTGTCAAAACCAGCCAACATAGCAGTTTCTTTCCCAAAATTACGAGACAGATCCATATAACGGATTCTTGAATCCTGTATCTTCTGTTTTTTTAAAATTTCTAATGTTTGATCAGAACTTCCATCATTAATAAATAAATATTCAAATGCATATTGAGGAATTGAACGCGTCACTTTATTTAACCGTTCCATTAATTGCGGCAATACTTCTTCTTCATTATAAGCTGGAATTAAAATGGTTATTTTCTTCATACGTTTGCTCTCCCCTCTTATAGAAATTATACCGAAGAAAAAAACTACCGTCTAATTTCAGAGGTTTCACAGCTGTTTGTTTTATGAACTCAGAAAATTTTACTCTGACTCACAAAAATAAAATAAAGCTAGAAGAATTTGGGAAATTTATCAGGGAAAACAAGGTATTTAAATGCGGGCTTTCCTTGATATCGATTACTTATCAGGGAAAAGTGACGATAAAAATCAAGACTTTCCTTGATAAATTGATTTTATCAGGCAAAGCAGGCAAATTAATAGTTCCTTTTACCTGATGAACTCCAAAATAAGAAAAATAGGATAGTCCCGGAGACATTGAAGGCATAAAAAGGGGCCGGGAAAAAATTCCCGGCCCTCTAGTATTAACGAATAATAGTGGTGTAAACGTGCTCAAAAAGGCAGATCCGACATCCACTTCACGAATCATGCGCGGATGGTCTTCGTCCATCCTGTGCTTATTCGTTCCAGTGATTCGGATCTAAACGCCTTTTTTCCCACTCTCTATTTTGCGTATTAAAAATTTTATTTCTTGTCTAGTTTCAGTAGCATGGCGTTAATCGCTACAATAACAGTAGATAGAGACATCAGAATGGCTCCAACTGCCGGGCTTATTGAAATGCCGATTGGTGCTAGAACACCTGCGGCCAATGGAATCGCGATAAAGTTGTAACCCGCTCCCCAAAGTAGATTTTCATTCATTTTTCGCGTTGTTTTATTGGCTAATTCAATAAATGACTCGATATCTCCAGGATCCGATTGGGTCAAAACAACATCTGCGGAATCAAGAGCCACTTGTGTACCTGCTCCAACCGCAACTCCAACGTCTGCTAGAGCAAGCGAAGGTGCATCATTTACACCATCTCCAACCATGATGACCGTTTTTCCTTCATTTTTTAGTTGTTCGATCAAGTTATATTTATCTTGTGGGGACTGACTAGCGCGATAATTAATTCCTAATTCTTCTGCTACCCCTTGTGCTGCAGTTTCGTTATCTCCCGTGGCCATTAGAGGTTCAATTCCATATGATTTTAAAGCTTCAACCAATTCTTTACTGCTTTCTTTTAATTCATCTCCCAAAGCTACCGAACCAATCGCTTTATCATCTTCTATTAAAACACTCAAAGTAGCACCTTTTGGAATTTCAATCATTAAATCTTTTCCATAAGCTTTTTGGCTAATCAAACGATAGTGCTTGCCATTTGCCCTGCCTTCAATACCACTTCCTGAAATGACTTCCATTTCATCAAAGTTAACAGCTTTAATACTTTTCTCTTCTGCATGTTTTACAATCGACTGGGCGATAGGATGACTGGATCCACCTTCTAGTCCAGCCATTATTGCGGTAATTTCATCAACTGAATATTGATCATTAACTACTCCAACATCTAACACTTTAAATTCGCCCGTTGTTAAAGTACCCGTTTTATCCAGAACCATAATATCGGCTTTTTTAGCTAACTCCAATGCTTCTCGATTCTTCACTAATAGTCCCCGACTTGCTCCCAGACTTGTACTTCTCGCAACGACAAGAGGAATCGCTAAACCGAGTGCATGAGGACAAGCGATGACTAATGTCGTTACGGTAAATAAAACGGCCGTTTCAATATCTGCAACAAATATCCATACCAGGTACGCAATTATTGCTGCTATTACAGCGATATAAAACAACCAGCCAGCAACTTTGCTTGCCATATTTTCTGCCCGTGACGGTTGATTATTTGCTTGGCTGATCAATGTTTGCACTTGAGAAATAAAGGATTTGTCTCCTGTTTCTTTCACTTCAATGTACAAAACACCTTCTCCATTTGTTGAACCACCAATCGCTTCGTCACCTTTTTGTTTTTCTATTGGTTTCGATTCTCCAGTCAAGAGAGCTTCATTGACCCTTGATTCCCCGCGAACAATTTTCCCATCTGCTGGAATATTTTCCCCTGCCTGTACACGAACTACATCACCCACTTGTAGTTCGGAAATGGAACGCGTTTCAATCGAATCATC
Coding sequences:
- the rpsN gene encoding 30S ribosomal protein S14 translates to MAKKSKIAKSAKQKELIEKFANIRHELKEKGDYEALAKLPIDSHPNRLKNRDRIDGRPRAYMRKFGVSRIKFRELAHKGQIPGVKKASW
- a CDS encoding YdhK family protein, with product MKYKKKIIGLGAISAALLLAACSTNVNNEGTSSESASMSDMENHDMDEMVHDDSGEIPEGLEKAENSTFSVGDAVIIQQGHMDGMEGAEATVVGAFETYAYEISYDPTNGDPRVENHKWIVQEEILDAGSEPFDPGEEVTVEAKHMEGMEGATAIIDSVEETTVYMIDYKPTTGGETIKNHKWVTEEEIKAE
- a CDS encoding YfhO family protein; its protein translation is MEMQPIQKRTWLLYTLFFMGMVLFIYGYFMMTGTSFIWQGDGFSQHYQLFYDYVGKLQGLLAGNGFAFWDWTIGMGADTLISYGYYVVGDPFVYLGILFPESLRELAYHLLLLARLWCIGASFLFYAQKIKLSHKAGVLGAIMYAFSHYAIYNVTRHPFFLLPLVWYPLLCLGVEKILRKESAALFTVMVAVSAIANFYFFYKLTLLVLLYGMVRYGFLYGFHSWRETFRMIWQCVLSYLIGVMLSAVIFLPIAGGFLNASRSPEGTATSLLYYPLEYYGLLLVNFFTPGSAFWTVGGFSIFTLFSLFFLWKRRRHDPALLTVLLILGIFTLMPFFGSVMNGFAGPYNRFTFAIPFYLAIASGRFLEERERMKKKEFYWMSGGLLFFTILYIAAMLVYGDLLVFSLPIVIGWILWSLLIWEHRVKKGNATNLLLIFVAINMAGNAMAFYYPIGRNTMNTMLDYGKAEESYADLFAGLEKNLPQNEWYRVGVTSRDNHVKNQFTYLNLMGLNSYLSITDGDISQFAEELEVGSFQLIQPLRNGFDGHRIVNHLLGVRFILTNQENVAYLPEGYDIIHEKDGYVVAETKNAYPFAYVENTYLPYSRFAKLNPIEKEAFLAKGIVLDDEIEIAGLHLFDEEIGVDIIPFEVVERENLSEQEGNSFEVTEEKAQVTLKMLDSKELIGKELFVYLEGLQYEPYEDHTLLNQEDTSYWTRVKMGDLEKSIGQSDQYSFSSYFHRETMLFNMGYVEEVEDELTIQFDDTGHYEVENVTLYALPVSQEEDEKVASQKWDNALKLHTFDNERIEGMIQQDNPGLLVLSIPYTKGWKASINGEKIDTVKTNLGFIGVPLSSGKSEVVLQYQTPLLRTGMLLSFIGFVLLVYKHRSQLK
- a CDS encoding GtrA family protein, which translates into the protein MKQLKKFYIRNQEWIDYIIFGALTTLVNIVVFFVLETLMNIPYLIANAIAIILSILFAFYTNKKFVFKSKPATFKESFREFYLFVGFRLVSGFFDMASMWLLVDILFVETNMAKILTQFIVLVLNYLFSKLIIFKRNEV
- a CDS encoding glycosyltransferase family 2 protein, encoding MKKITILIPAYNEEEVLPQLMERLNKVTRSIPQYAFEYLFINDGSSDQTLEILKKQKIQDSRIRYMDLSRNFGKETAMLAGFDNARGDAVIILDADLQQPPETIPEMIQWWEQGYEDVYAIRKKRDGETRRKEWTSKIFYKVIDKMSPTKVYPQAGDFRLLDRKCIDALKQIRENERYTKGMYGWIGFKKKEIQYVADERAAGVTKWSWSNLFKLAMDGITSYSTVPLKIWSYIGFFISFIAFLFLAFEIGKTFLFGTDVAGYPTLLAAILFLGGIQLISLGVIGEYLGRVFVETKRRPPYFIRETSEDESIETDDKDGIE
- a CDS encoding copper-translocating P-type ATPase, with the translated sequence MKLKTKEKNHDHQHHDQHHHANHEQHEGHRHTNHHEEHDHHNHEGGHEHHHHHGNFKEILLKSLPLGIPILILSPMMGVTLPFQFTFPYSDILVVILSTILLVYGGKPFYQGALDEFKQKAPGMMALITLGVSVSYVYSVYAVIAYYLTGEHVMDFFFEFASLILIMLLGHWIEMKAVGDAGDAQQSLAELLPKDAHVVLEDDSIETRSISELQVGDVVRVQAGENIPADGKIVRGESRVNEALLTGESKPIEKQKGDEAIGGSTNGEGVLYIEVKETGDKSFISQVQTLISQANNQPSRAENMASKVAGWLFYIAVIAAIIAYLVWIFVADIETAVLFTVTTLVIACPHALGLAIPLVVARSTSLGASRGLLVKNREALELAKKADIMVLDKTGTLTTGEFKVLDVGVVNDQYSVDEITAIMAGLEGGSSHPIAQSIVKHAEEKSIKAVNFDEMEVISGSGIEGRANGKHYRLISQKAYGKDLMIEIPKGATLSVLIEDDKAIGSVALGDELKESSKELVEALKSYGIEPLMATGDNETAAQGVAEELGINYRASQSPQDKYNLIEQLKNEGKTVIMVGDGVNDAPSLALADVGVAVGAGTQVALDSADVVLTQSDPGDIESFIELANKTTRKMNENLLWGAGYNFIAIPLAAGVLAPIGISISPAVGAILMSLSTVIVAINAMLLKLDKK